gggagtaagatcttctttattttccgaatctcttatagggggtatatattttaaactactactttaactaccgtcgctaagttctatacccctagatctatttttatatataataaagaattaattaaactaatcaaggctagttttactatttactacccttaactttttatactatttatataatttagtatactcttttttaaagtagttacttaattaatatttatcctttttataaatataatattacctcttccgttaccctacttatgaattaaatctctacttatttaacgaatctaagcctccttactaacgattactatatctaacctcttttctttttttattatatatttaatcgacttaatattattaataagggccgttatatatttagaaataggtttagtatagtatttttaccttaatattaaagctaaatcttagcctcgagcagagcgtctcgtaattttcgggtacttagtataaagttatttttatttttaatatatactaaattataatataaaaatatccgactttccgcttatttatccccttatttagctaggtttttgctagcttattaatttaattaataagttctttgaggatctctacttataatttaccctctattatcctcgctataaatataaaaaaaatcgctcgtagcttaaataggagctctaagttcttattataggtctcgaagtagcttcggattatattaattatactaaaaaagtcgttttaattaaaattacgcaccgctttataataataattagaggctttacctataagtacgatattaattactaaataatactaatattccctaattccgacttttttataataattataaaacatcgttaaggtttcttataagaccttatacttccccctagagtataatttctcttttaaaaagatctttttaaaatttataaattacttcgtatttaccgctagatttttaatatttatacataatccctacgtcgctacgtattattaataacttcgggtcgtctacctcttttcttattaactaattagtaccgaattttatattaataataataataaattataaattaaaataagcagaattattaattatcgtacttctaataCCATATTTTACCccaatatatccttttataataatagatttccgttagtaattatagagaggaaatctaagttatttaccctttttctaaattcgttaaagtaattatatactctattaacttatacttagttctatagtataaattcctcctctataattatcgctactaatattttatatagctctcgtaattataattatattaataataccccttacttataaaaaaatctattaactactttcgtaattcctaagcttacgctcgcaaactattcgtttagttaataactaaggtcgtttacgatctcataaaataggggttacccctatagccccttttctttataaaccttagttaaataaattaatattacgttaatttacttactattaggctaatttacgattctatatatttacgttccttaataatccgggttaatatttacctatttataaagaattaggattctatttaggatcgggttttatcctctttctttttaccttaactcgctaagaatcgtactctagcttatacttatattaataatcgctagcgtatttaattttaatagggatatatttaatctgcgcactagttataataaatccgtacttttactacctaacgaatttattaaagtttaaaaaattccTATTTCCTCTTGCTATctcgctattactctcgtttttactatttttaataattactattacctttttaaatcgctaactatcatacttattaagatcctcctttttatttaatataaaagggtaggttttaatagttcctttttataataataataataaacgtttatattactataagaaaatatagtaattaatctcgggatctttattaattactaatttttattatcctatatatttctagcttcttaagcctcgtactctttataatttctaaatagcttctttctttaacctacctcttttaaaatagtattttataaaaataattaaaaataaacactaggcggctcgtaaaaaagctatataagctattaaaaattatataagccgttaagtacggttaataaaattaagccctcctttttataaaattataaattttaaggacttattaaaaatacttacttattacttatacgtaataagattaaatattttagagatcttattttttatagcctctcggtaccctattttatattttttaagtagtcttttttataatttaattatagttaagtaattattacttattaataattccttttattacttagttaattttttaaaattaataatctcgcgttaggagctaatataaaaagaagccttttagtagccctctagaggattctttttttttccccttaaatcctcgtctttttagcctttttttaagctaataataactctaataggaggtcgtaggactactttaaaatagctacctttttcttaagttaatctctaagatccgtaatactcttaacttaatattattaaaacctctaaattccctcctctcttattaaactatctcttatattatattcctaagtaatacccggggggtaattaagggagctataaagaggttatttaaattataaatttaaagttatacttataaaatccttataataatagacttttctacatattataaatctcttagtttaataactcttatagggttactttcgcttctaaataagaatatttatgtttaaaaatccccttttttaattacgtaatactcttttatattatattattaagctcgtttattatattaattaattaggtaagtagttgttgcgtaagtatttctttttattaatttaattagttaatttttaattataggccggctatagaaaagttatttaataaaaaagctactcggggtaatagtaaaaggctagttatttaagtagttctgttaattaacgtagtttaatataataaacgtcgacttcttataagtaataaagggctatgattatttaattccgtacggtattcgaaaatcgcctccttttttatctacttttataaggttaattagtataaatctcttatcttatatagtattaaaaagtcgtctcttctatataataaaataccttactaatttataataatagaatttaactactaattagtattagtatccctattataaagtaattagttcgaaccgtagttaataaagagattaattaaactatataaatatttatatagtaagtataaaaaagaggttctaaccgtaagttaggctagctacgataatcgtaaatagggaccccaattggcccctgcgcagtcggctgtatgccgcggtcaaattagacttctaatccgacattTCATAACCGAGTAGGGTTATGCTACCAGAGACGCTAATAAGGCTGCTCGAAGTGGGTGACGACTACCCAGAGGCCGAGATTATCGGCCTAGATTTAAGTCCCATCCAGCCTGAATATGTACCTCCAAACGTACATTTTACAGTCGATGATGTTGAAGCAGACTGGCTGCATGCACCCAACTCAGTTGACTATGTTCACGTGAGGAACATGGCGCCAGCCCTCAAAGATTGGCCAAGGCTTTTGTCACAAGCGTACAGGTAAGTGCGCATCTATCCTCCTCAACTGCCAGCTAGTGGTGAAACGTTCAGTTGACATTAGATAGGGCTCTCAAACCTGGGGGCTGGTTTGAGATGCAAGATCTAGTTTTCGACTTTCTCTGTGACGATGGTACAGTCACGGAGACATACAAGCCACGAGAGGCAATGCGCTACTTGACAGAGGCTTTGGCCACTTTCGACGTGGATGTCAACATCGCCAGAAACTTTGCAGGTTACTTGGAATCAGCAGGCTTTACGAATCAAATTCATGACATGAGAAAGGTACCCGTGGGAACATGGCCGAAAGATCCGGACTTGAGTGCCATTGGAGACTACTGCCGCGCGGTTAACTACGATTCGCTTGGAGCAATCACAAACTTACCTTTCACGAGGGGCTTAGGCTGGTCTAGGCTACGAGTAGAAGTGTTTTTGATTGAAGTGCGCAAAGACTTGCTCAATAACTCATTCCATCCATATCACTACTATCACTCTTACTCTAGTCAAAAGCCTCTGCAGCAAAAGGAATGACGGCATGAGCGAAGACATATGCTTCTTGCAAAGGCGGAGTATTGGTCAAGGCTGAGGGCACTCAACTCACTACCTATATCACACCAAGGATTACGACAAGGGCCACACCGCAACGTCACGAGGAAACTTGTCGACTAAGATAGATAATCAGATACCCGGCCTAGAGCAACCTGAAACCAGTTTGCTTTTCCCCTCAGATATTATTTCGAATTACAGCATGACTAGTTTATCTCCACAT
The window above is part of the Colletotrichum lupini chromosome 9, complete sequence genome. Proteins encoded here:
- a CDS encoding TAM domain methyltransferase, producing MLPETLIRLLEVGDDYPEAEIIGLDLSPIQPEYVPPNVHFTVDDVEADWLHAPNSVDYVHVRNMAPALKDWPRLLSQAYRALKPGGWFEMQDLVFDFLCDDGTVTETYKPREAMRYLTEALATFDVDVNIARNFAGYLESAGFTNQIHDMRKVPVGTWPKDPDLSAIGDYCRAVNYDSLGAITNLPFTRGLGWSRLRVEVFLIEVRKDLLNNSFHPYHYYHSYSSQKPLQQKE